In the Chroococcidiopsis sp. SAG 2025 genome, one interval contains:
- a CDS encoding glycosyltransferase family 1 protein: protein MQSTNFSGKIYFYCIPPDIPEKTGYPHTMICLGDGLKALGIDAYANINYWRLAPDTEEYLFRYDPEITPDDCSIVVLNQDWFRVADKPFPQHLFHPNRKYITVYLDSDDGSKTHAYNPEFRQFDFIFKVCCNRYFKYPDNIRPWAQGISSRMLRELENIPPIQARKRQLLVNFREPHKIKHSVRRIVRKELLPQINAALPVNNVVEGLDNFSTEPYHYMHWSQTGRRHSPGYFQSLKDYAACACFGGFFVTPIPRDPSTATSRLLKKILSKLEWKSNRITDWDNWRYWESLAAGCVSVREDFDKYGFMIPVMPENWRHYIGIDLSNIKLAVDRIASEPEILEKISIEGRQWALENYSPVPTTLRFLNTVSEKL from the coding sequence ATGCAATCGACCAATTTTAGTGGCAAAATCTATTTTTATTGCATTCCACCGGATATTCCTGAAAAAACAGGCTATCCCCACACGATGATTTGCTTGGGTGATGGATTAAAAGCTTTAGGAATAGATGCTTACGCCAATATCAACTATTGGCGGCTAGCTCCAGATACAGAAGAGTACCTGTTTCGCTACGACCCTGAAATTACACCAGATGACTGCTCGATTGTTGTCCTCAATCAAGACTGGTTTCGAGTAGCAGATAAGCCTTTTCCACAACATTTATTTCATCCCAATCGAAAATATATTACTGTCTATCTAGACAGCGATGATGGTAGTAAAACGCACGCTTATAACCCTGAGTTTCGCCAATTTGATTTTATTTTTAAAGTTTGTTGTAATCGTTACTTCAAATATCCCGACAATATTCGCCCTTGGGCGCAGGGAATATCTAGCCGGATGTTGCGAGAATTAGAAAACATTCCACCGATCCAGGCAAGAAAAAGACAATTGTTAGTTAATTTTAGAGAACCGCACAAAATCAAGCACTCTGTCAGGCGAATAGTTCGTAAAGAACTGCTGCCTCAAATCAATGCAGCTCTACCAGTTAATAATGTCGTTGAAGGTCTGGATAACTTTTCTACAGAGCCTTATCACTACATGCATTGGTCGCAAACAGGGAGAAGACATTCGCCAGGTTATTTCCAAAGTTTAAAAGATTACGCTGCTTGCGCCTGTTTTGGTGGCTTTTTTGTCACTCCTATACCTCGCGATCCTTCTACGGCAACAAGTCGTTTGCTCAAAAAAATTCTCAGCAAATTGGAGTGGAAATCAAATCGGATTACAGATTGGGATAACTGGCGTTACTGGGAGTCCCTTGCAGCAGGATGCGTTAGCGTGCGCGAGGATTTTGACAAGTACGGTTTTATGATTCCGGTCATGCCAGAAAACTGGCGACACTACATTGGGATCGATCTGAGCAATATTAAACTAGCTGTGGATAGAATAGCCAGCGAACCAGAAATTTTAGAAAAGATATCTATTGAAGGCAGACAGTGGGCGCTAGAAAATTACAGCCCCGTACCTACAACGTTACGCTTTCTGAATACAGTCAGCGAAAAATTATAA
- a CDS encoding glycosyltransferase family 2 protein, with protein sequence MSTNITTTITAPESLVSVIIPTYNRPEYLRKAIASAVRQTYRNIEIIVSDDCSPDNPQAIIDEFQDPRIRLRRNPQNLGIALNVTSAFKEAKGKYVASLNDDDLWNEDYLVKLVPYLDANPELVVAFCDHYVIDSEDKIDYLKTEENTRYWQRSRLKEGIYQPFYELSVVDQSVFIALATVIRRDAIDWDSIPLEVGLFWDLYLAYLACRSGKGAYYYPERLTRYRIHPQSETQISGKKNVQAKIRTGKAGIFCYEQFIADECLQQFRPYFRAKLAQSHTTLGIGLMRSGQIAAARPHFWKAIQYQLNLRSVAALTLSFTPGSIVKLLKV encoded by the coding sequence ATGTCTACGAATATAACTACCACTATAACAGCGCCAGAATCGTTAGTTAGTGTTATTATTCCTACCTACAATCGCCCAGAATACTTGAGAAAAGCGATCGCGAGTGCGGTACGCCAAACATATCGTAATATCGAAATCATCGTATCTGACGATTGCAGTCCTGACAATCCTCAAGCAATTATTGACGAGTTTCAAGACCCCCGGATTCGGTTACGTCGCAATCCACAGAACTTAGGCATTGCATTAAATGTCACGAGTGCATTTAAAGAAGCAAAAGGCAAGTATGTTGCGAGTTTAAATGATGACGATCTGTGGAATGAAGATTATTTAGTAAAACTCGTACCATATCTTGATGCTAATCCAGAATTAGTTGTCGCTTTTTGCGATCATTACGTGATTGACTCAGAGGATAAAATCGATTATCTAAAAACTGAGGAAAATACGCGGTATTGGCAGAGATCGCGGCTGAAAGAAGGAATTTACCAACCTTTTTACGAGTTGAGTGTGGTCGATCAGTCCGTATTCATCGCCCTAGCAACTGTCATCCGTAGAGATGCGATCGATTGGGATAGCATCCCGTTGGAAGTAGGATTGTTTTGGGATCTCTACTTGGCATATCTTGCTTGCCGATCTGGTAAGGGTGCTTACTACTATCCCGAAAGATTGACGCGCTACCGCATTCACCCCCAATCAGAGACGCAAATCAGCGGCAAAAAAAACGTGCAGGCGAAGATTCGCACGGGTAAAGCAGGAATCTTTTGTTACGAGCAATTCATAGCAGACGAGTGTTTACAACAATTTCGCCCGTATTTTAGAGCCAAATTAGCACAATCTCACACGACTTTGGGAATTGGTCTGATGCGGTCTGGACAAATTGCGGCAGCACGCCCCCATTTCTGGAAAGCAATCCAATACCAATTAAACTTGCGTAGTGTAGCTGCACTGACCCTGAGCTTTACGCCTGGGTCAATCGTCAAGCTATTAAAAGTCTAA
- a CDS encoding glycosyltransferase family 2 protein yields the protein MMISVLIPTYRRSQDLARCLVALQQQARPADEVLVVVRDSDTETWQLLAGLDPHALPLRTVKVSVPGVVAAMNAGVEVAKGEIIAITDDDAAPHPDWLERIEAHYLADEKVGGVGGRDRMHYGTQLVEGQSHVVGRLQWFGRAIGNHHLGVGNAREVDILKGVNSSYRRSAIARIRFDERMRGTGAQVHHELMLCLTLKRAGWKLIYDPQIVVDHYLGQRFDEDRRNQFNAIAFSNMTYNETLSLLEHLTPMRRIAFAIWAVLVGTRDAWGLVQLLRFLPSQGKLAWQKWLASMHGRWQAWVTWSNRDRSSEVWAQHL from the coding sequence ATGATGATTTCTGTTTTGATACCTACTTATCGCCGTTCGCAAGACTTGGCACGCTGTTTAGTGGCTTTACAACAGCAAGCTCGACCGGCGGATGAGGTGCTGGTGGTCGTCCGCGATAGCGATACGGAAACTTGGCAATTACTAGCAGGATTAGACCCTCATGCTTTACCATTGCGCACTGTTAAGGTGAGCGTCCCGGGAGTAGTAGCAGCCATGAATGCAGGCGTTGAGGTGGCAAAAGGAGAGATTATTGCCATTACCGATGACGATGCCGCACCCCACCCCGATTGGTTGGAGCGAATTGAAGCTCACTATTTAGCAGATGAGAAAGTGGGTGGTGTTGGCGGACGCGATCGAATGCACTACGGAACGCAGCTCGTCGAAGGTCAATCTCACGTAGTCGGTCGATTGCAGTGGTTTGGACGAGCGATTGGCAACCACCATCTTGGCGTAGGAAATGCCCGTGAAGTTGACATACTTAAAGGGGTAAACTCCAGTTATCGGCGTTCGGCGATCGCTCGTATCCGCTTTGACGAGCGGATGCGGGGTACGGGGGCGCAGGTACATCACGAATTGATGTTGTGCCTAACTCTAAAACGGGCTGGCTGGAAGCTGATTTACGATCCTCAAATTGTCGTCGATCACTACCTCGGGCAGCGGTTTGACGAAGATCGGCGCAACCAGTTTAATGCAATTGCTTTTAGCAACATGACATATAATGAAACCTTGTCTTTGCTGGAACACTTGACTCCTATGCGGCGAATAGCCTTCGCAATCTGGGCAGTTTTAGTAGGAACGCGAGATGCTTGGGGTTTAGTACAGTTATTGCGGTTCTTGCCGAGTCAAGGAAAATTGGCGTGGCAAAAGTGGCTTGCCTCCATGCACGGGCGCTGGCAAGCGTGGGTAACTTGGAGCAATCGCGATCGCTCCTCAGAGGTATGGGCGCAGCATTTGTAA
- a CDS encoding O-antigen ligase family protein — translation MNSKQTLSTPTFGLQPAPAWMAIIGFVLIASLCLVAASGVARYAFPLSAFVVGAFLYFRYPVFYVSFTWWIWFLTPLLARIVDFKSGWDAQRLMLVTPFLVSLLSGITLIRYLPKAYRQGGLPLILAFVAVLYGFLIGLVKNSPMAATRASLDWFTPILFGFHLFINWRDYPKLSKTIQQTFLWGVLVSGVYGVVQYLVAPMWDRFWIIETELVTNGRPEPLGIRVFSTMHSPFPFAVAMMAGLVLLFNTKGTLRIPASVGGYLAFLLSAVRAAWGGWLVALITLLTAMKARLQRRLIISILVMSVCVIPLATIEPFSEVINTRLQSFSDIQKDTSANDRAATYEKQLNLALSDFLGKGLGGMYATNSEGQLEQVILDSGVLDLFFTLGWFGAIPYLGGIVLIIYTLLQNSELRLDSFASAARAISIGVLVQMPLGNTIVSLAGMVFWCFVAMCLAARNYYQQQKRSQSTNMVGSRELGVGSRESGVGEESRGSRGAEGEFNSALP, via the coding sequence GTGAACTCTAAGCAAACACTTTCAACTCCTACTTTCGGATTGCAGCCAGCACCAGCTTGGATGGCAATTATCGGATTTGTATTGATTGCATCGCTGTGCTTAGTTGCTGCTAGCGGGGTTGCGCGCTATGCTTTCCCACTGAGTGCTTTTGTTGTAGGTGCGTTTCTCTATTTTCGCTATCCTGTCTTTTACGTCAGCTTTACTTGGTGGATTTGGTTTCTCACGCCGTTGCTTGCCCGGATCGTCGATTTTAAGAGCGGCTGGGATGCACAGCGTTTAATGCTGGTCACGCCTTTTCTCGTCTCGTTGCTAAGCGGGATTACTCTCATTCGCTATTTACCTAAAGCATATCGTCAAGGCGGCTTACCCTTGATCTTGGCTTTTGTTGCCGTACTCTATGGTTTTCTAATCGGATTGGTGAAGAATTCGCCTATGGCAGCAACGCGAGCGAGTCTGGACTGGTTTACGCCAATCCTATTTGGCTTCCATCTGTTCATCAACTGGCGCGATTATCCCAAACTTAGTAAGACAATTCAGCAAACTTTCCTTTGGGGCGTGCTAGTTTCCGGTGTCTATGGTGTCGTGCAATACTTAGTTGCACCAATGTGGGATCGGTTCTGGATTATTGAAACAGAATTGGTGACAAATGGCAGACCAGAACCACTTGGCATTCGCGTGTTTAGTACCATGCATTCGCCCTTTCCTTTTGCCGTGGCAATGATGGCGGGTCTGGTGTTGTTATTTAACACGAAAGGAACTTTACGCATCCCTGCTTCTGTCGGAGGGTATTTGGCTTTTCTACTATCGGCAGTCAGAGCGGCATGGGGTGGGTGGCTGGTAGCACTTATCACCTTGCTAACTGCCATGAAAGCACGCCTACAGCGACGATTGATTATTTCCATCTTAGTGATGTCTGTGTGCGTGATCCCGTTGGCAACGATCGAGCCTTTCTCGGAAGTCATTAATACTCGCTTACAGTCTTTTTCAGACATTCAGAAAGATACCAGTGCTAACGATCGCGCTGCTACCTATGAGAAACAACTCAATCTTGCTCTATCTGATTTTCTGGGTAAAGGGTTGGGAGGGATGTACGCTACTAACAGTGAAGGTCAGTTAGAACAAGTTATCCTCGACAGTGGCGTTCTCGATTTATTCTTCACCCTGGGCTGGTTTGGCGCAATCCCCTACTTGGGGGGCATTGTTCTCATTATCTATACGCTGCTGCAAAATTCCGAACTGCGGCTGGACTCTTTTGCTAGTGCTGCCCGTGCCATTAGTATTGGCGTTCTCGTTCAGATGCCACTGGGAAATACCATAGTTTCGCTTGCGGGTATGGTTTTTTGGTGTTTTGTAGCTATGTGTTTGGCAGCACGTAACTACTACCAGCAGCAGAAGCGATCGCAGTCAACGAATATGGTAGGGAGCAGGGAGTTGGGAGTCGGGAGTCGGGAGTCGGGAGTCGGGGAAGAAAGCAGAGGGAGCAGAGGGGCAGAGGGAGAATTTAATTCCGCGCTTCCGTAG
- a CDS encoding glycosyltransferase family 4 protein — MHVLHILNHVLEAGNGIVNVAVDLACLQAQAGCKVGVASAGGGYEKLLMQHGVKHFKLDQTRKPIELIEAARGYRAIVREFDPDIVHAHMMTGVVLASTLRFQSKYALVSTVHNEFQRSAVLMGLADRVIAVSKAVADSMVRRGIPEQKLRVISNGTLGSPRTYLLKECVPVTLKHPAIVTVAGMYKRKGIAELIAAFAQIAVDFPTAQLYLVGDGPDRELFEVQARNTPVSDRIHFERFQPQPQRYLMAADIFVLASHRDPSPLVIPEAREAGCAIVATHVDGIPEALDGGKAGILVPAADSHALAAALTELLNEPPILHAWKDKARQNIERLTATRVHQETLAVYDELAMREDS; from the coding sequence ATGCACGTACTGCATATTTTGAATCACGTGCTAGAAGCTGGTAACGGCATAGTTAACGTAGCGGTAGACTTAGCGTGTCTGCAAGCACAGGCTGGTTGCAAAGTGGGTGTAGCTTCTGCTGGGGGAGGCTATGAGAAGTTACTCATGCAACATGGTGTCAAGCACTTCAAACTAGACCAGACGAGAAAACCAATCGAGTTAATCGAAGCTGCTAGAGGTTATCGAGCCATTGTCAGAGAGTTTGACCCCGACATCGTTCATGCCCATATGATGACGGGAGTTGTCTTAGCAAGTACTTTGAGATTTCAGTCGAAATACGCTCTCGTATCGACGGTGCATAACGAATTTCAGCGTAGTGCTGTTCTGATGGGCTTGGCAGATCGCGTCATTGCAGTTAGTAAGGCTGTGGCAGACTCTATGGTACGGCGTGGTATTCCAGAGCAAAAACTGCGGGTGATATCTAACGGTACGCTAGGTAGCCCCCGGACTTACCTACTTAAAGAGTGCGTCCCCGTAACCCTAAAACACCCAGCAATCGTAACTGTGGCGGGAATGTACAAACGCAAGGGGATTGCTGAGTTAATTGCTGCCTTTGCCCAAATTGCTGTTGATTTTCCTACAGCTCAGCTTTACTTAGTTGGAGATGGTCCCGATCGCGAACTATTTGAAGTTCAAGCACGGAACACGCCTGTTAGCGATCGCATCCACTTCGAGCGGTTTCAACCACAACCGCAACGCTATTTAATGGCTGCTGACATTTTCGTACTGGCTTCCCACCGCGATCCCTCTCCTTTGGTAATTCCAGAAGCGCGGGAAGCAGGATGTGCTATTGTTGCCACTCACGTCGATGGCATTCCTGAAGCTTTGGACGGTGGGAAGGCAGGCATCTTAGTCCCAGCAGCAGACAGTCATGCTTTAGCAGCTGCTCTGACTGAATTACTGAACGAGCCGCCAATTCTCCACGCTTGGAAAGACAAAGCACGACAGAATATAGAGCGTTTGACAGCGACCAGAGTCCACCAAGAAACCCTAGCAGTCTATGACGAACTTGCCATGCGTGAAGACAGTTGA
- the glyS gene encoding glycine--tRNA ligase subunit beta, producing the protein MPNFLLEVGTEELPASFVDSAIAQWRSRIPQSLTNNNLTAETVEVYGTPRRLAVLIKGLPPQQPDRDEEIKGPPAQAAFKDGKPTKAAEGFAKKQGVELDALEIRPTDKGEFVFVRVSYPGRPVAEILTQLVPEWIFGLEGKRFMRWGDGDLKFSRPIVWLVALLDTEVLPIQIENSSEIIKSDRISWGHRVLHPATVSIPQATDYVSCLRSAFVDVDVEQRKAKIEAQVKAIAQQLNGSVTIYPELLQEVTNLVEWSTAVVGKFDSEFLNLPPEVITTVMVSHQRYFPVFQVGAHSRAPLLPNFITISNGDPAKSDIIAAGNERVIRARLADGQFFYKTDLAKPLESYLLQLEKVTFQEDLGSVGDKVGRIISIAQQINQQLQVSQQERHQIERAASLCKADLVTQMVFEFPELQGVMGQKYAVESGESETVATAIFEHYLPRNAGDRLPETLAGQVVGIADRLDTIVSIFGLGMLPTGSSDPFALRRAANAIVSITWAANLSINLYQLLEQTARDFIKTYAKTSIETLNASLQEFFIQRIRTLLQEERSIDYDLVNAVLGESDAEYRLRALQDLLDVRDRALFLQSIRNNGTLDKIYETVNRSTRLAAQGELDFTQLQPENLVKPKLFQKSSEQAFYQALLQLVPQTQAARESRNYQQLIDALIQIAPTVSNFFDGEQSVLVMDADPEVRRNRLNLLGLLRNHARVLANFGEIVKN; encoded by the coding sequence ATGCCTAATTTCCTATTAGAAGTCGGAACAGAAGAACTCCCCGCCAGTTTTGTCGATAGCGCGATCGCGCAATGGCGATCGCGTATACCTCAAAGTCTTACCAATAACAATCTTACGGCAGAAACAGTTGAAGTCTACGGCACTCCCCGCCGCCTCGCCGTACTCATCAAAGGTCTACCACCGCAACAACCAGACCGAGACGAGGAAATTAAAGGACCACCCGCGCAAGCTGCATTTAAAGACGGTAAACCCACCAAAGCCGCTGAAGGCTTTGCCAAAAAGCAAGGGGTAGAATTAGATGCTTTAGAAATTCGTCCTACGGATAAAGGCGAGTTTGTGTTTGTCCGCGTCTCTTATCCAGGTCGTCCTGTCGCAGAAATCTTGACTCAACTCGTCCCTGAGTGGATTTTCGGGTTAGAAGGGAAGCGGTTTATGCGTTGGGGAGACGGCGATTTAAAGTTTTCCCGTCCGATTGTGTGGTTGGTCGCTTTATTAGATACAGAAGTCTTACCAATTCAAATTGAAAATAGTTCCGAGATAATTAAAAGCGATCGCATTTCGTGGGGACACCGCGTTTTACATCCTGCAACAGTTTCCATCCCTCAAGCCACTGATTATGTCTCTTGCTTGCGTTCTGCTTTTGTCGATGTCGATGTCGAACAACGCAAAGCAAAAATTGAAGCACAAGTCAAGGCGATCGCACAACAACTCAATGGTAGCGTTACGATCTATCCCGAATTATTACAAGAAGTCACCAATTTAGTTGAGTGGTCTACTGCTGTAGTCGGAAAATTCGATTCAGAATTTTTAAACTTACCTCCAGAAGTCATTACTACGGTAATGGTAAGCCACCAACGTTATTTTCCTGTATTTCAGGTAGGAGCGCACAGCCGTGCGCCCCTACTACCAAATTTTATTACTATATCTAATGGCGATCCTGCTAAATCAGATATTATTGCCGCAGGTAACGAACGAGTAATTCGCGCCAGGTTAGCTGACGGACAATTTTTCTATAAAACTGACTTAGCAAAACCTTTAGAAAGCTATTTACTCCAATTAGAAAAAGTTACATTTCAAGAAGACTTAGGCTCAGTTGGCGACAAAGTTGGACGCATTATTAGTATCGCGCAGCAAATTAATCAACAGTTGCAAGTAAGCCAACAAGAACGCCACCAAATCGAACGCGCTGCTAGCTTGTGTAAAGCAGATTTAGTCACCCAAATGGTGTTTGAATTTCCCGAATTACAAGGCGTAATGGGTCAAAAATATGCTGTAGAAAGTGGTGAATCGGAAACCGTAGCTACAGCTATCTTTGAACATTATCTACCACGTAATGCAGGCGATCGCCTACCTGAAACTTTAGCAGGTCAAGTTGTCGGAATTGCCGATCGACTTGATACCATAGTCAGCATTTTCGGTTTGGGAATGTTGCCTACAGGTTCCTCCGATCCTTTTGCGCTGCGCCGTGCGGCAAATGCGATCGTTTCTATTACATGGGCGGCTAATTTATCAATTAATCTCTACCAATTATTAGAGCAAACGGCAAGAGATTTTATTAAAACTTATGCCAAAACCAGTATAGAGACGTTAAACGCATCTCTACAGGAATTTTTCATTCAAAGAATTCGCACGCTATTACAAGAAGAACGAAGTATCGACTACGATTTAGTCAATGCTGTACTGGGAGAAAGTGATGCTGAATACAGATTGCGAGCATTGCAAGACTTATTAGATGTACGCGATCGCGCTCTTTTCTTACAATCTATTCGTAATAACGGCACTTTAGACAAAATCTACGAAACAGTCAACCGTTCTACTCGTCTCGCGGCTCAAGGAGAGTTAGATTTCACGCAGTTGCAGCCAGAAAATTTAGTTAAACCAAAACTTTTTCAAAAATCTTCCGAGCAAGCTTTCTACCAGGCACTATTGCAACTCGTTCCGCAAACCCAGGCTGCTAGAGAATCGCGAAACTATCAACAATTAATAGATGCTTTAATTCAAATTGCTCCTACTGTCAGCAACTTCTTTGATGGAGAACAAAGCGTTTTAGTTATGGATGCCGATCCAGAAGTTAGGCGCAATCGCTTGAATCTACTCGGTTTACTTCGCAATCATGCTCGCGTGTTGGCGAATTTTGGCGAAATTGTGAAGAACTAA
- the bchB gene encoding ferredoxin:protochlorophyllide reductase (ATP-dependent) subunit B — MKLAYWMYAGPAHIGTLRVASSFKNVHAIMHAPLGDDYFNVMRSMLERERNFTPVTASIVDRHVLARGSQEKVVDNITRKDAEEHPDLIVLTPTCTSSILQEDLQNFVERASLEAKADVLLADVNHYRVNELQAADRTLDQIVRYYIDKARKKGELPTAKTEKPSANIIGVSTLGFHNQHDCTELKRLMADLGIEVNAVIPEGASVHELKNLPRAWFNLVPYRELGLLTANYLEQEFGIPCVDITPMGVVETARCLRKIQQVINAQGANVDYEEYINNQTLYVSQAAWFSRSIDCQNLTGKKAVVFGDNTHAAAITKILAREMGIHVVWAGTYCKYDADWFREQVSEYCDEVIITDDHGAIGDAIARVEPSAIFGTQMERHVGKRLDIPCGVIAAPIHIQNFPIGYKPFMGYEGTNQIADLVYNSFTLGMEDHLLEIFGGHDTKEAITKGVSADTDLAWTRDAQAELNKIPGFVRGKVKRNTEKFARDRHFTEITVEVMYAAKESVGA, encoded by the coding sequence ATGAAATTGGCTTACTGGATGTATGCTGGTCCCGCACATATAGGAACCTTGCGTGTCGCTAGCTCGTTCAAAAACGTCCACGCAATTATGCACGCGCCTTTAGGCGACGACTACTTCAACGTCATGCGATCGATGTTGGAGCGAGAAAGAAATTTTACCCCAGTTACAGCTAGCATTGTAGACAGACATGTCCTTGCCCGTGGTTCTCAGGAGAAAGTAGTAGATAATATTACCCGTAAAGATGCGGAAGAACATCCAGATCTGATCGTATTAACTCCTACCTGTACCTCCAGCATTTTACAAGAAGACCTGCAAAACTTTGTCGAGAGAGCATCACTGGAAGCAAAAGCTGACGTACTACTGGCGGATGTCAACCACTACCGCGTCAACGAACTACAAGCCGCCGATCGCACTTTAGATCAAATTGTCCGCTACTACATCGATAAAGCACGGAAAAAGGGCGAACTACCCACAGCTAAAACCGAAAAGCCTTCAGCTAATATCATCGGTGTTTCTACTCTAGGTTTCCACAATCAACACGACTGCACCGAGTTAAAACGGTTAATGGCTGACTTGGGTATTGAGGTAAATGCTGTCATTCCCGAAGGTGCTTCCGTTCACGAATTGAAGAACTTACCCCGTGCGTGGTTTAATCTCGTCCCCTATCGCGAACTAGGCTTATTAACAGCAAATTACTTAGAGCAAGAATTCGGCATACCTTGTGTAGATATTACTCCGATGGGCGTAGTCGAAACTGCTCGTTGCTTGCGTAAAATCCAGCAAGTGATTAATGCTCAAGGTGCTAATGTTGACTACGAAGAGTACATCAACAACCAAACTCTCTACGTATCTCAAGCCGCTTGGTTCTCGCGTTCAATTGACTGCCAAAACTTGACGGGTAAAAAAGCTGTCGTCTTTGGCGACAACACCCACGCCGCTGCCATAACTAAAATTCTCGCACGAGAAATGGGAATTCACGTCGTTTGGGCTGGAACTTACTGCAAATACGATGCTGACTGGTTCCGCGAACAGGTCAGCGAATATTGCGATGAGGTCATTATTACAGACGATCATGGCGCAATTGGAGATGCGATCGCCCGTGTCGAACCTTCTGCTATATTTGGGACGCAGATGGAACGTCACGTAGGTAAGCGGTTAGATATCCCATGTGGCGTAATTGCTGCACCAATTCACATTCAAAACTTCCCGATTGGCTACAAGCCTTTTATGGGTTACGAAGGCACGAATCAAATTGCCGATTTGGTGTACAATTCGTTTACCTTGGGCATGGAAGATCACTTGCTAGAAATCTTTGGCGGACACGATACCAAGGAAGCGATCACCAAGGGAGTATCTGCCGATACCGATTTAGCTTGGACGAGAGACGCTCAAGCAGAATTGAATAAAATTCCTGGCTTCGTGCGCGGAAAAGTCAAGCGGAATACAGAAAAATTTGCCCGCGATCGCCATTTTACCGAAATCACCGTAGAAGTGATGTACGCGGCTAAAGAGTCTGTAGGTGCGTAA
- a CDS encoding type II toxin-antitoxin system HicA family toxin codes for MKVREVIRLIEENGWYLARTRGSHRQYKHPVKPGLVTVPGKLSDDLAPGTLDSILKQAGLK; via the coding sequence ATGAAAGTTAGAGAAGTAATTAGACTTATCGAGGAAAATGGTTGGTATCTAGCTCGAACTAGAGGTAGCCATCGTCAATACAAACATCCTGTAAAACCTGGTTTAGTCACCGTTCCTGGAAAGCTGAGTGACGATCTTGCACCAGGAACATTAGATAGTATTTTAAAACAGGCAGGTTTAAAGTAA
- a CDS encoding type II toxin-antitoxin system HicB family antitoxin: MRYLIIIEETTTGYSAYSPDLPGCVSTGKTREELEQNMREAIQFHIEGLKLEGYEVPQPSTSSVYIEVAA, translated from the coding sequence ATGCGGTATCTAATTATTATTGAGGAAACAACAACTGGTTATTCAGCATATTCACCCGATTTACCTGGGTGTGTCTCCACTGGCAAAACCCGTGAAGAGTTGGAGCAAAATATGCGTGAAGCAATTCAGTTTCACATAGAAGGACTTAAGTTGGAAGGTTATGAAGTTCCTCAACCATCTACGTCATCTGTTTATATTGAAGTTGCAGCTTGA
- a CDS encoding transposase — protein sequence MLHEWLKQELASVVQSLPTPARLLKPEENQRLWKSWQQGLKVRFTLPHDLPPLRMLLVMDNLVGHKTPQLVLWLCAHGIMPLYTPLGGSWLNMAESIQRILKRRALEGHHPQTAYQIIEWLEATAFGWNQQPTPFVWAGLRAQRRDRARQRFHSLGGSGACTHRPLRRTTIAKNNGNTHTK from the coding sequence GTGTTGCACGAATGGCTCAAGCAAGAATTAGCTAGTGTTGTACAATCACTGCCAACTCCAGCTCGATTACTCAAGCCTGAAGAAAATCAACGGTTATGGAAAAGTTGGCAGCAGGGGTTGAAAGTACGCTTTACACTCCCACACGACTTACCGCCACTGCGAATGTTGCTAGTGATGGATAACTTGGTCGGACATAAAACTCCCCAGTTGGTATTGTGGCTGTGTGCTCATGGCATCATGCCGCTCTACACACCTCTTGGCGGTAGCTGGCTGAATATGGCTGAGTCGATTCAACGAATTCTCAAACGCCGAGCTCTAGAGGGGCATCATCCGCAAACAGCCTATCAAATTATTGAGTGGTTGGAAGCAACTGCTTTTGGATGGAACCAACAACCAACGCCGTTTGTCTGGGCAGGATTACGAGCGCAACGTCGAGACAGAGCGCGTCAAAGATTTCACTCTCTTGGTGGTTCTGGTGCCTGTACGCATCGTCCTCTTCGGCGGACAACTATTGCCAAAAATAATGGCAACACTCATACCAAATGA